One uncultured Methanobrevibacter sp. genomic window carries:
- a CDS encoding iron-sulfur cluster assembly scaffold protein gives MIYSTEIENMCPVRKGANHGPAPIPEEGKWVKAKEVSDISGFTHGIGWCAPQQGCCKLTLNVKDGIIEEALVETLGCSGMTHSAAMAGEILVGKTILEALNTDLVCDAINTAMRELFLQIVYGRTQSAFSEGGLQIGAGLEDLGKGHRSQVGTIFSTKEKGPRYLELTEGYITEIGLDEDDEIIGYKYINLGVMLDQIKDGVDPLEAIEKATGQYGRFDDAAKKIDPRKE, from the coding sequence ATGATTTATTCGACTGAAATTGAGAATATGTGTCCTGTTCGCAAAGGTGCAAATCACGGACCAGCTCCAATTCCTGAAGAAGGTAAATGGGTAAAAGCAAAAGAAGTATCAGATATTTCAGGCTTTACTCATGGTATTGGCTGGTGCGCACCACAACAAGGATGCTGTAAATTAACTTTAAATGTTAAAGATGGTATAATTGAAGAAGCTCTTGTTGAAACTTTAGGATGTTCTGGAATGACACATTCTGCAGCAATGGCTGGTGAAATATTGGTTGGAAAAACTATTTTGGAAGCATTAAATACTGATCTTGTTTGTGATGCGATAAATACTGCAATGCGTGAATTATTCTTACAAATTGTTTATGGAAGAACCCAATCTGCATTTTCAGAAGGAGGACTTCAAATTGGTGCTGGACTTGAAGATTTGGGAAAAGGTCACAGAAGCCAAGTAGGAACAATATTTTCCACAAAAGAAAAAGGACCAAGGTATTTGGAATTGACTGAAGGTTACATTACTGAAATTGGCCTTGATGAAGATGATGAAATAATCGGTTATAAATATATTAACCTGGGTGTCATGCTAGACCAAATCAAAGATGGTGTTGACCCATTGGAAGCTATTGAAAAGGCAACCGGTCAATATGGAAGATTTGATGACGCAGCCAAAAAAATAGATCCAAGAAAGGAGTGA
- a CDS encoding GGGtGRT protein — protein sequence MSLFESYERRIDQIIPVLEKYDIKDMEEAKQICLDKGFDPYEIVKGVQPICFENACWAYTLGAAIAVKQGCTKASDAAKAIGEGLQAFCIPGSVADDRKVGLGHGNLASMLLSDESECFAFLAGHESFAAAEGAIGIANSANEVREKPLRVILNGLGKDAALIISRINGFTYVQTEFDYFTGEVKVVREKAYSDGERSKVRCYGADDVREGVAIMHLEGVDVSITGNSTNPTRFQHPVAGTYKKECIEQGKKYFSVASGGGTGRTLHPDNMAAGPASYGMTDTMGRMHSDAQFAGSSSVPAHVEMMGLIGMGNNPMVGASVAVAVAVEKAMKK from the coding sequence ATGAGTTTATTTGAAAGTTATGAAAGAAGAATTGATCAAATCATTCCTGTTTTAGAAAAATATGATATTAAAGATATGGAAGAAGCAAAACAAATCTGTTTGGATAAGGGATTCGACCCTTATGAAATTGTCAAAGGCGTTCAGCCAATTTGTTTTGAAAATGCCTGCTGGGCATATACTCTTGGTGCTGCAATTGCTGTAAAACAAGGCTGTACCAAAGCATCAGATGCTGCTAAGGCCATAGGTGAAGGATTACAAGCATTCTGTATTCCTGGAAGTGTTGCAGATGATAGAAAAGTAGGTTTAGGTCATGGAAACTTGGCTTCAATGCTTTTAAGTGATGAAAGTGAATGTTTTGCATTTCTTGCAGGTCATGAAAGTTTTGCAGCGGCAGAAGGAGCTATTGGAATTGCAAACTCTGCAAATGAAGTACGTGAAAAACCATTAAGAGTTATCTTAAACGGTCTTGGAAAGGATGCTGCATTAATCATTTCAAGAATCAATGGATTCACTTATGTTCAAACTGAATTTGATTACTTCACTGGAGAAGTTAAAGTAGTTCGAGAAAAAGCATACTCTGATGGTGAAAGGTCAAAAGTAAGATGTTATGGTGCTGATGATGTAAGGGAAGGCGTTGCTATTATGCATCTGGAAGGTGTTGATGTGTCAATCACTGGTAACTCAACAAACCCAACCCGTTTCCAGCATCCTGTAGCAGGAACATACAAAAAGGAATGCATTGAACAAGGTAAAAAATACTTCTCTGTTGCATCCGGTGGTGGAACAGGCAGAACATTGCATCCGGATAACATGGCTGCAGGTCCTGCTTCTTATGGTATGACTGACACCATGGGAAGAATGCATTCTGATGCTCAATTTGCGGGCTCATCATCTGTACCAGCTCACGTGGAAATGATGGGATTGATTGGTATGGGTAATAACCCAATGGTTGGTGCTAGTGTTGCTGTAGCTGTAGCTGTTGAAAAAGCAATGAAAAAATAA